The following proteins are encoded in a genomic region of Fusarium oxysporum f. sp. lycopersici 4287 chromosome 1, whole genome shotgun sequence:
- a CDS encoding beta-glucosidase, producing the protein MTPSHAVIQFLFASLAVGQQIYLDAKGPTERPQCKATKTHEPKYTHTPFSYTLSETVRYATSVPSPTTTTTYANPPESLISLVPSLSFTTWGKWDPNATTKASDTDDPYGRAAWTALWEHANPPNFTETGIFSTTVSPTPIPSSELVLPPRDYFGPSDCYNFPKNFSFGVASSASQIEGATAEEGKAPSLMDILVQDGRVKDYVTNEHYYYYKQDIERVAAMGAKHFSFSIAWTRILPFALPGTPVNQEGIDHYNDVINFILEKGMTPEVTLLHFDTPLQFFGSNLTKAADRPEIGYVNGGYQNETFQDAFVHYAKVAMAHYADRVPVWFTFNEPLLYSYNALSINNVVKAHARVYHWYKEELGGKGKIALKFNNNFGVPRDPKSEADVYAADHFNSIQLGPFCNPIYLGEDYPESFKKTFDDYVPLSEDDLKYIGGTADFLGIDPYTATVIAPPIPDEKDSILECASNSSSTFRPYCVNQTTTTVNGWNIGYRSQSYVYITPTYLRSYLNYLHNTWKTPVALTEFGFPVYGEAEKDLSDQLFDTPRSIYYLSFLSETLKAIWEDGVEVVGAYAWSFADNWEFGDYDQHFGIQTVNRTTQERRYKKSFFDMVDFMKARGVE; encoded by the coding sequence ATGACACCCTCACACGCTGTGATACAATTCCTCTTTGCGTCTCTGGCTGTCGGCCAGCAGATATATCTTGATGCCAAGGGTCCTACTGAGCGTCCTCAATGCAAGGCTACAAAGACACATGAGCCGAAATATACACATACACCGTTTAGCTATACCCTCTCTGAGACTGTGAGATACGCTACTTCGGTGCCATCTCCTACTACAACAACTACATACGCCAATCCACCAGAGTCCCTCATCTCTCTCGTGCCCTCACTGTCATTCACAACCTGGGGAAAATGGGATCCAAATGCTACCACAAAGGCCTCTGATACAGATGATCCTTATGGACGAGCCGCATGGACTGCTCTCTGGGAACATGCAAACCCTCCCAACTTCACTGAGACGGGAATCTTCAGCACAACTGTATCTCCCACTCCCATTCCCAGTAGTGAACTAGTCCTCCCTCCTCGGGATTACTTTGGTCCATCGGATTGCTACAACTTCCCCAAGAACTTCAGCTTCGGAGTAGCCAGTTCTGCGAGTCAAATCGAGGGCGCTACTGCAGAAGAGGGCAAGGCGCCTTCTCTCATGGATATTCTCGTCCAAGATGGTCGTGTCAAGGATTATGTCACGAATGAGCACTATTACTACTACAAGCAAGACATTGAGCGCGTTGCTGCGATGGGCGCTAAGCATTTCTCGTTCAGTATTGCGTGGACACGAATCCTGCCTTTTGCTCTGCCTGGAACGCCTGTTAATCAGGAGGGTATTGACCATTACAACGATGTGATCAATTTTATCCTCGAGAAGGGCATGACTCCTGAGGTTACGCTGCTTCACTTCGATACGCCCCTTCAGTTCTTTGGCAGCAATCTCACCAAAGCTGCTGATCGACCTGAGATTGGATACGTCAATGGTGGTTATCAGAATGAGACTTTTCAAGATGCCTTTGTTCACTACGCAAAGGTTGCTATGGCGCACTATGCTGATCGTGTACCTGTTTGGTTCACCTTCAACGAGCCTCTACTCTACTCATACAATGCTCTGTCCATCAACAATGTTGTCAAGGCCCATGCGCGAGTTTATCACTGGTAcaaggaggagcttggtggaaagggaaagattgcgctcaagttcaacaacAACTTTGGTGTACCCCGAGATCCCAAGAGCGAAGCTGATGTCTACGCTGCGGATCATTTCAACTCTATTCAACTGGGACCTTTCTGCAATCCGATTTACCTGGGCGAGGACTATCCCGAGTCATTCAAGAAGACTTTCGATGATTACGTGCCCCTAAGTGAGGATGATCTCAAGTACATTGGCGGTACCGCAGATTTCCTGGGTATTGATCCATACACTGCTACAGTCATCGCACCACCCATCCCAGACGAAAAGGACAGTATCCTCGAATGCGCCTCAaactcatcctcaaccttcCGTCCTTACTGCGTCAACCAAACCACCACAACCGTCAACGGGTGGAACATCGGCTACCGCTCCCAAAGCTACGTGTACATAACACCAACCTACCTGCGCAGCTATCTCAACTACCTGCACAACACATGGAAGACCCCCGTCGCTCTCACAGAGTTTGGTTTCCCCGTCTACGGCGAAGCTGAAAAGGATCTGTCTGACCAACTGTTTGATACGCCAAGGAGTATTTACTACTTGAGTTTCTTGTCTGAGACGCTCAAGGCGATTTGGGAGGATGGTGTAGAGGTTGTGGGAGCGTATGCATGGAGCTTTGCGGATAATTGGGAGTTTGGGGATTATGATCAGCATTTTGGAATACAGACTGTTAATAGGACGACGCAGGAGAGGAGGTATAAGAAGAGTTTCTTCGATATGGTGGATTTTATGAAGGCGCGTGGTGTGGAGTGA
- a CDS encoding protein NMT1, which translates to MSTDKITFLTNWHATPYHAPLYLAQAKGYFKEEGIKVALLEPNDPSDVTEIIGTGKVDLGFKAMIHTLAAKARNFPVQSIGSLLDEPFTGVVYLKDSGITTDFRTLKGKRIGYVGEFGKIQIDELTSHYGMTPDDYTAVRCGMNVSKAIIKGEIDAGIGLENVQMVELEEWLSAQGRPKDDVQMLRIDELAELGCCCFCTILYIGNEKFLAENPEKVRSFLRAVKKATDFVLAEPEKAWAEYVDFKPVMGTALNRKIFERSFAYFSKDLKNVKRDWEKVTKYGKRLGVLDESFEPNYTNSYLEWTLSGESSDPTGDQKRIAQLQKDVAASGGFHRLQAEVKA; encoded by the exons ATGTCGACTGATAAGATCACTTTCCTCACCAACTG GCACGCTACGCCTTATCATGCGCCGCTGTACCTAGCCCAGGCCAAGGGATACTTTAAGGAGGAGGGAATCAAGgttgctcttcttgagccCAACGATCCTAGT GATGTCACTGAGATCATTGGTACTGGCAAGGTCGACCTTGGCTTCAAGGCCATGATTCACACTCTGGCTGCCAAGGCTCGAAACTTCCCCGTCCAGTCCATCGGTAGTCTTCTCGACGAGCCATTCACTGGCGTCGTCTACCTCAAGGACTCTGGCATCACCACCGACTTCCGCACCCTCAAGGGCAAGCGCATCGGCTATGTTGGTGAATTTGGCAAGATCCAGATTGACGAGCTTACCTCGCACTACGGCATGACTCCTGATGACTATACTGCCGTGCGCTGTGGTATGAATGTCTCCAAAGCCATAATCAAGGGCGAGATCGATGCCGGTATTGGTCTGGAGAACGTCCAGATGGTTGAGCTCGAGGAGTGGCTCTCTGCCCAGGGCCGTCCCAAGGATGATGTTCAGATGCTTCGCATCGATGAGCTCGCAGagcttggctgctgctgcttctgcaCCATCCTCTACATCGGTAACGAGAAATTCCTCGCCGAGAACCCCGAGAAGGTCCGCTCATTCCTTCGTGCCGTGAAGAAGGCCACCGACTTTGTCCTCGCCGAGCCCGAGAAGGCCTGGGCTGAGTACGTCGACTTCAAGCCCGTCATGGGCACCGCGCTCAACCGCAAGATCTTTGAGCGCAGCTTTGCCTACTTCAGcaaggacctcaagaacGTCAAGCGTGATTGGGAGAAGGTCACCAAGTACGGCAAGCGTCTTGGTGTTCTGGACGAGAGCTTTGAGCCCAACTACACCAACTCGTACCTCGAGTGGACTCTTTCTGGAGAGTCTAGTGACCCTACTGGGGACCAGAAGCGTATTGCTCAGCTTCAGAAGGACGTTGCTGCTTCTGGTGGCTTCCACCGTCTTCAGGCTGAGGTCAAGGCTTAA
- a CDS encoding protein NMT1: MAIKTLMAPQDVTEIIGTGKVDLGFKAMIHTLAAKARNFPVQSIGSLLDEPFTGVVYLKDSGITTDFRTLKGKRIGYVGEFGKIQIDELTSHYGMTPDDYTAVRCGMNVSKAIIKGEIDAGIGLENVQMVELEEWLSAQGRPKDDVQMLRIDELAELGCCCFCTILYIGNEKFLAENPEKVRSFLRAVKKATDFVLAEPEKAWAEYVDFKPVMGTALNRKIFERSFAYFSKDLKNVKRDWEKVTKYGKRLGVLDESFEPNYTNSYLEWTLSGESSDPTGDQKRIAQLQKDVAASGGFHRLQAEVKA, translated from the coding sequence ATGGCGATCAAGACGCTGATGGCCCCCCAGGATGTCACTGAGATCATTGGTACTGGCAAGGTCGACCTTGGCTTCAAGGCCATGATTCACACTCTGGCTGCCAAGGCTCGAAACTTCCCCGTCCAGTCCATCGGTAGTCTTCTCGACGAGCCATTCACTGGCGTCGTCTACCTCAAGGACTCTGGCATCACCACCGACTTCCGCACCCTCAAGGGCAAGCGCATCGGCTATGTTGGTGAATTTGGCAAGATCCAGATTGACGAGCTTACCTCGCACTACGGCATGACTCCTGATGACTATACTGCCGTGCGCTGTGGTATGAATGTCTCCAAAGCCATAATCAAGGGCGAGATCGATGCCGGTATTGGTCTGGAGAACGTCCAGATGGTTGAGCTCGAGGAGTGGCTCTCTGCCCAGGGCCGTCCCAAGGATGATGTTCAGATGCTTCGCATCGATGAGCTCGCAGagcttggctgctgctgcttctgcaCCATCCTCTACATCGGTAACGAGAAATTCCTCGCCGAGAACCCCGAGAAGGTCCGCTCATTCCTTCGTGCCGTGAAGAAGGCCACCGACTTTGTCCTCGCCGAGCCCGAGAAGGCCTGGGCTGAGTACGTCGACTTCAAGCCCGTCATGGGCACCGCGCTCAACCGCAAGATCTTTGAGCGCAGCTTTGCCTACTTCAGcaaggacctcaagaacGTCAAGCGTGATTGGGAGAAGGTCACCAAGTACGGCAAGCGTCTTGGTGTTCTGGACGAGAGCTTTGAGCCCAACTACACCAACTCGTACCTCGAGTGGACTCTTTCTGGAGAGTCTAGTGACCCTACTGGGGACCAGAAGCGTATTGCTCAGCTTCAGAAGGACGTTGCTGCTTCTGGTGGCTTCCACCGTCTTCAGGCTGAGGTCAAGGCTTAA
- a CDS encoding protein NMT1: MIHTLAAKARNFPVQSIGSLLDEPFTGVVYLKDSGITTDFRTLKGKRIGYVGEFGKIQIDELTSHYGMTPDDYTAVRCGMNVSKAIIKGEIDAGIGLENVQMVELEEWLSAQGRPKDDVQMLRIDELAELGCCCFCTILYIGNEKFLAENPEKVRSFLRAVKKATDFVLAEPEKAWAEYVDFKPVMGTALNRKIFERSFAYFSKDLKNVKRDWEKVTKYGKRLGVLDESFEPNYTNSYLEWTLSGESSDPTGDQKRIAQLQKDVAASGGFHRLQAEVKA, from the coding sequence ATGATTCACACTCTGGCTGCCAAGGCTCGAAACTTCCCCGTCCAGTCCATCGGTAGTCTTCTCGACGAGCCATTCACTGGCGTCGTCTACCTCAAGGACTCTGGCATCACCACCGACTTCCGCACCCTCAAGGGCAAGCGCATCGGCTATGTTGGTGAATTTGGCAAGATCCAGATTGACGAGCTTACCTCGCACTACGGCATGACTCCTGATGACTATACTGCCGTGCGCTGTGGTATGAATGTCTCCAAAGCCATAATCAAGGGCGAGATCGATGCCGGTATTGGTCTGGAGAACGTCCAGATGGTTGAGCTCGAGGAGTGGCTCTCTGCCCAGGGCCGTCCCAAGGATGATGTTCAGATGCTTCGCATCGATGAGCTCGCAGagcttggctgctgctgcttctgcaCCATCCTCTACATCGGTAACGAGAAATTCCTCGCCGAGAACCCCGAGAAGGTCCGCTCATTCCTTCGTGCCGTGAAGAAGGCCACCGACTTTGTCCTCGCCGAGCCCGAGAAGGCCTGGGCTGAGTACGTCGACTTCAAGCCCGTCATGGGCACCGCGCTCAACCGCAAGATCTTTGAGCGCAGCTTTGCCTACTTCAGcaaggacctcaagaacGTCAAGCGTGATTGGGAGAAGGTCACCAAGTACGGCAAGCGTCTTGGTGTTCTGGACGAGAGCTTTGAGCCCAACTACACCAACTCGTACCTCGAGTGGACTCTTTCTGGAGAGTCTAGTGACCCTACTGGGGACCAGAAGCGTATTGCTCAGCTTCAGAAGGACGTTGCTGCTTCTGGTGGCTTCCACCGTCTTCAGGCTGAGGTCAAGGCTTAA